The Desulfoscipio gibsoniae DSM 7213 genome contains a region encoding:
- a CDS encoding indolepyruvate oxidoreductase subunit beta has product MKNKIDFMLAGVGGQGTILASDILVEVGLKLGYDAKKSEVHGMSQRGGTVESHVRWGEKVYSPVVERGKLDYLIGFEMLEAARWTSYMNNQSAAIVNRYRVPPPSVNLGLASYPPDEELQHFIETRAEQFQWVEGNAIAQELGNPAVAGVVLLGVLASKLGGSEDVWLEVIEQLVPPKFIDLNKQAFIRGKRLNA; this is encoded by the coding sequence GGCCGGGGTTGGCGGTCAGGGTACTATTTTAGCCAGTGACATACTGGTGGAAGTGGGCTTAAAATTAGGATATGATGCTAAAAAATCGGAAGTACATGGAATGTCCCAACGGGGTGGCACCGTTGAGAGTCATGTTCGCTGGGGGGAGAAGGTTTATTCCCCGGTAGTCGAACGAGGGAAACTGGACTATTTGATTGGTTTTGAAATGTTGGAGGCTGCCCGTTGGACTTCATACATGAATAACCAGTCAGCGGCTATAGTAAATCGCTACCGTGTGCCGCCGCCATCGGTTAACTTGGGTCTTGCCAGTTATCCGCCGGATGAGGAATTGCAGCATTTTATCGAGACCCGGGCCGAACAGTTCCAATGGGTGGAAGGAAATGCAATTGCACAGGAATTGGGTAACCCGGCTGTGGCAGGTGTCGTATTGCTTGGTGTGCTGGCATCAAAACTAGGCGGTAGTGAAGACGTTTGGTTAGAGGTAATTGAGCAATTAGTTCCACCCAAATTTATTGATTTAAATAAACAAGCATTTATTAGAGGAAAAAGGCTTAATGCTTAA
- a CDS encoding phenylacetate--CoA ligase family protein, with protein MSKKPSHNLIWDRSAECMSLSERKELQLNRLRDLIERVYVQSPFYRKLYTEHQIKPQNIRSLEDLQQLPFTVKSDLRDNYPFELFCTPLKEVVRLHCSSGTTGKPVVSAFTKNDLDMWSEMMARSFTSAGTTNRDVVHVSYGYGLFTGGLGADMGSLRVGASTVPVSGGLNNRQIMLLEDFGATVLACTPSYALVIAEAAAQLGVDIPSRFRLRTGIFGAEPWTEEMRAEIEEKLNLEAYDIFGMGEIMGPGVAVECPYHNGMHIQDDYFLPEIIDPDTGELLGPGEQGELVLTTLTKEAMPLIRYRTRDITRLEYEPCPCGRTSVRFHKLAGRTDDMLIIRGVNVFPSQIEGVLLRFEELEPQYLLMVERVNNLDRLEVLVEAKDEFYNLGEEAIEAFSNKVKHELHQMLYISTKVTIVPPRTIQRSEGKAKRIIDKRKESI; from the coding sequence ATGTCTAAAAAGCCCAGCCATAATCTAATTTGGGATCGCAGTGCCGAATGTATGTCGTTAAGTGAACGCAAAGAATTACAGCTTAACCGTTTGCGGGATTTAATAGAAAGGGTATATGTTCAGTCTCCTTTTTACAGAAAATTATATACGGAGCATCAGATAAAACCCCAAAACATTAGATCGCTGGAGGATTTACAACAGCTACCTTTTACTGTTAAAAGCGATTTGCGTGATAATTATCCTTTTGAACTTTTTTGCACGCCTTTAAAGGAGGTTGTCAGGTTACATTGTTCCAGTGGGACAACCGGCAAGCCAGTTGTATCAGCTTTTACAAAAAACGATTTAGACATGTGGTCTGAAATGATGGCCCGGTCCTTCACATCAGCAGGTACAACCAACCGTGATGTTGTGCACGTCTCCTATGGTTACGGATTATTTACCGGAGGTCTCGGGGCGGATATGGGTTCCTTGCGGGTAGGAGCCTCCACTGTACCGGTCTCCGGTGGATTAAATAATCGCCAGATTATGCTGTTAGAGGACTTTGGTGCAACGGTTCTGGCTTGTACCCCTTCCTATGCACTGGTCATTGCTGAGGCGGCAGCTCAATTAGGTGTGGATATCCCCAGCAGGTTTAGATTAAGGACCGGTATATTTGGTGCAGAGCCCTGGACCGAAGAAATGAGGGCGGAAATTGAAGAAAAGTTGAATTTAGAGGCCTATGATATTTTTGGCATGGGTGAAATAATGGGTCCCGGAGTAGCGGTGGAATGTCCTTACCATAATGGCATGCATATTCAAGATGATTACTTCTTGCCCGAAATTATCGACCCTGATACAGGGGAACTGTTGGGACCGGGTGAACAAGGTGAATTGGTGTTAACTACATTAACGAAGGAGGCCATGCCCCTGATTAGATACCGTACCAGAGATATTACCAGATTGGAATATGAACCTTGCCCGTGTGGACGTACCAGTGTCCGTTTTCATAAATTAGCCGGGCGCACAGATGATATGCTGATTATCCGCGGAGTTAACGTTTTCCCATCCCAAATAGAAGGCGTTTTGCTGCGTTTTGAGGAGTTGGAACCCCAGTATCTGTTAATGGTAGAAAGGGTAAATAATTTGGACCGCCTGGAGGTTCTTGTAGAAGCCAAAGATGAATTTTATAACCTTGGTGAGGAGGCTATCGAAGCGTTTTCTAATAAAGTTAAACATGAATTACACCAGATGTTGTATATCTCCACTAAAGTTACCATTGTACCGCCAAGAACAATCCAACGCAGTGAAGGTAAAGCCAAACGTATTATCGATAAACGAAAAGAGAGTATTTAA
- a CDS encoding symporter small accessory protein has product MLGLENTGVIIAYVLSVGGAALCVVYGVLKWNSKD; this is encoded by the coding sequence ATGTTGGGTTTAGAAAACACAGGCGTTATAATTGCTTATGTTTTGTCTGTCGGCGGTGCTGCATTATGTGTTGTTTATGGAGTTCTTAAGTGGAACAGTAAAGATTAA
- a CDS encoding sodium:solute symporter family protein codes for MSYGMLLFIALLYIGITVYLGWLGYQHTKSSKDYMIAGGEVHPYLMAMGYGSTFISTSAIVGFGGAAAVYGMSLLWLTAFNIICGVFIAFVILGTRTRSMGAILNVQTFPEMLGVRFRSKFIRTFSAIVLTVSMPLYAAAVMIGGARFMEQALQVNYTAALLIVAFIVGAYVMAGGMKGVLYTSAFQGTLMLLAMFLLMVLTYVKLGGITAAHQALTSLADKVPASLVEQGHMGWTAMPETGSILWLYVITTLVMGVGVGVLAQPQLAVRYLTVKSNKDLYRALAPGGVFILMMTGVGFTVGALSNVFFNDKFGKISLLMAIDPATNAPNIDKIIPLFITEAMPSWLGYLFLLTLLAAAMSTLSGQIHAIATSVSYDLFKSSRGDKGQLKLARYGTLFGFLVTLLISFILPGNIIAIATAIFFGLCAASFLPMYVSGLFWKRATVPGVTWGMVVGTVVYVFDMLFMHTKEATIFKVSQLILGKDTIAGFPWNVIDPLVIALPASIIVTLVVSLVTKPMEQSHIDKCFGFQSLRNQETTNTLNR; via the coding sequence ATGAGTTACGGGATGCTCCTGTTTATTGCCTTGCTGTATATAGGTATAACCGTATATTTAGGCTGGTTAGGGTATCAGCACACTAAGTCAAGTAAGGATTATATGATTGCAGGAGGCGAGGTGCACCCTTACCTGATGGCAATGGGGTACGGTTCAACTTTTATCAGTACCTCCGCCATTGTGGGGTTTGGTGGCGCTGCTGCAGTTTATGGCATGAGTCTTTTATGGTTGACGGCTTTTAATATTATTTGCGGTGTATTTATTGCTTTTGTGATTCTGGGTACTAGAACCAGGTCGATGGGAGCAATATTAAATGTTCAGACATTTCCCGAAATGCTTGGGGTGCGTTTTCGGTCAAAATTTATCAGAACATTCAGCGCAATTGTTCTTACTGTTTCCATGCCGCTTTATGCTGCCGCTGTAATGATAGGTGGAGCACGGTTTATGGAACAGGCATTGCAGGTTAATTATACAGCTGCGTTGTTAATTGTTGCGTTTATCGTTGGTGCCTACGTTATGGCCGGAGGTATGAAGGGTGTGCTTTATACCAGCGCATTTCAAGGAACCTTAATGCTGTTAGCCATGTTCTTACTGATGGTTTTGACATATGTCAAATTAGGCGGTATTACCGCTGCCCACCAGGCCCTTACGTCTTTAGCCGATAAGGTGCCTGCATCACTGGTGGAACAGGGACACATGGGCTGGACTGCCATGCCGGAAACAGGCTCTATATTGTGGTTATATGTTATTACCACCCTGGTAATGGGTGTAGGCGTTGGCGTGCTGGCGCAACCCCAGTTGGCAGTACGTTATCTAACAGTAAAAAGCAATAAAGACCTTTACCGGGCGCTGGCTCCTGGTGGTGTATTTATATTAATGATGACCGGGGTTGGCTTTACAGTGGGTGCTTTATCAAACGTTTTCTTTAATGATAAATTTGGCAAGATATCTTTATTAATGGCCATAGATCCTGCTACCAATGCTCCTAATATAGATAAAATTATACCATTATTCATAACAGAGGCTATGCCTTCCTGGTTAGGTTATCTCTTTTTATTAACTCTATTAGCAGCTGCTATGTCTACCCTTAGCGGGCAAATCCATGCCATTGCCACTTCCGTGAGCTATGATCTATTTAAATCTAGCCGTGGTGACAAAGGGCAATTAAAACTGGCTCGTTACGGTACCCTATTTGGCTTTTTAGTTACTTTATTAATAAGCTTTATATTACCCGGAAATATTATTGCAATTGCAACCGCAATATTTTTTGGTCTTTGTGCTGCTTCGTTCTTGCCTATGTATGTTTCGGGACTTTTTTGGAAAAGGGCTACGGTTCCCGGAGTTACCTGGGGCATGGTTGTCGGTACCGTGGTATATGTTTTTGATATGTTGTTTATGCATACCAAAGAGGCTACGATTTTTAAGGTGTCGCAATTGATTTTAGGTAAGGATACTATTGCCGGCTTTCCCTGGAATGTTATAGATCCGCTAGTTATAGCTCTTCCGGCAAGTATAATTGTGACTCTGGTTGTTAGTTTAGTAACTAAACCCATGGAGCAATCACATATAGATAAGTGCTTTGGTTTTCAAAGTTTAAGGAATCAAGAAACAACTAATACATTAAATAGATAA
- a CDS encoding phenylacetate--CoA ligase family protein has translation MPFWQQDLESMSQEQIQKLQLKKIQNQVSKLYKDNTFFKKKLDDIQVKPGDIKSLEDVKYIPFTYKEDLRNNYPTGLVCGNWDNVIRIHMTSGTTGVPVAMAYTKNDLDVWADCMARNFVAGGLHSGDIVQQAHGLGLFTGGLGFHYGLERVGAKVIPTGSGGTERQLRLMKEWGTTVFTGTPSYALYLAEIAMEKGIDPVKDLKLRLGFHGGEPCTDEMRRRINERLGYTARGGGMRRCYGLTEMGGPMSMDCHYATGIHLWADHYMVEVINPDTGEYTPPGEPGELVLSNLSFEAMPILRYRTGDRVIVDFSPCPCGRTHPRITNFLGRVDDMLLVSGTNVFPSQVENVLLQQSELSENWQLMVGDNKGLHTLRVEVEPMPGVIISEKYIKDLEGKLHDFLEIRCKVVIMPVGSLARFEGKAVRVVDERKKI, from the coding sequence ATGCCATTCTGGCAGCAGGATTTAGAAAGCATGTCCCAGGAGCAAATCCAAAAGTTGCAGTTAAAAAAAATACAAAACCAGGTAAGTAAATTATATAAAGATAATACTTTTTTTAAAAAGAAACTGGATGATATCCAAGTAAAACCGGGAGACATTAAATCCCTGGAAGATGTTAAATATATACCCTTTACCTATAAAGAGGATCTTCGTAATAATTACCCCACAGGGCTGGTTTGCGGAAATTGGGACAATGTCATAAGGATACACATGACCTCCGGTACAACTGGTGTGCCTGTGGCAATGGCATACACCAAGAACGACCTGGATGTTTGGGCTGATTGCATGGCTAGAAATTTTGTGGCCGGCGGTTTGCACAGCGGTGATATAGTACAGCAGGCACATGGTCTGGGCTTGTTTACCGGTGGTTTGGGTTTTCATTACGGGCTTGAGCGTGTTGGGGCAAAAGTTATTCCCACTGGTTCCGGGGGTACGGAAAGACAATTACGGTTAATGAAGGAATGGGGCACAACGGTATTTACAGGTACTCCTTCTTATGCTCTATATTTGGCTGAAATCGCCATGGAAAAAGGCATTGACCCTGTTAAGGACTTAAAATTGCGCCTAGGCTTTCACGGAGGGGAACCCTGTACCGATGAAATGAGACGGCGGATAAATGAAAGACTTGGTTATACCGCTCGTGGTGGAGGTATGCGCCGTTGTTATGGTTTAACGGAAATGGGTGGTCCTATGAGTATGGATTGCCATTATGCTACCGGAATTCACCTTTGGGCGGACCACTATATGGTTGAAGTGATTAACCCTGACACAGGAGAATATACACCACCCGGGGAACCTGGGGAACTTGTCCTCAGTAACTTGAGCTTTGAGGCTATGCCCATCTTGCGTTACCGTACCGGTGATCGTGTAATAGTTGATTTTTCACCGTGTCCTTGTGGGCGTACTCATCCCAGAATAACGAATTTTTTAGGCAGAGTGGATGATATGTTATTGGTAAGCGGGACAAATGTGTTTCCTAGCCAAGTGGAAAATGTATTATTGCAACAGTCCGAATTGAGTGAAAATTGGCAATTGATGGTGGGTGATAACAAAGGGTTGCATACGCTGCGGGTTGAAGTAGAACCTATGCCGGGAGTTATCATTAGTGAAAAATATATTAAAGATTTAGAAGGAAAACTTCACGACTTTCTGGAAATAAGATGTAAGGTTGTTATTATGCCGGTTGGCAGTCTAGCCCGATTCGAAGGGAAGGCTGTTCGGGTTGTGGATGAACGGAAAAAAATATAA
- a CDS encoding GNAT family N-acetyltransferase, producing MDQYITHYLNSFLKDLIVIVENIIKDKTKKQIISSDTDHIAIFISNSLSDNHDNEFIIDLELNLSAKTAVLFHLALPKENRNQGYGSLIVNEIEKKLNALGIQYVSLPAEHHSTDFWLKLGYQFKFLYEKEFYRKNIDRHYPSVAYELEKYL from the coding sequence ATGGACCAATATATAACTCATTATTTGAATTCATTTCTGAAGGATCTAATAGTAATTGTAGAAAATATTATAAAGGATAAAACAAAAAAACAAATTATTAGTAGTGATACTGATCATATTGCTATTTTTATATCTAATAGTCTTAGTGATAACCACGATAATGAATTCATTATTGATCTAGAATTAAACCTATCAGCAAAAACAGCGGTCTTGTTTCATCTTGCTTTGCCCAAAGAAAATAGGAATCAGGGATATGGCTCATTAATTGTCAATGAAATAGAAAAAAAATTAAATGCTTTGGGTATACAGTATGTGTCATTACCTGCGGAGCACCACTCTACTGATTTTTGGTTAAAGTTAGGTTACCAGTTTAAATTTCTTTATGAAAAGGAGTTTTATAGGAAAAATATAGATCGCCATTATCCCAGTGTGGCTTATGAATTAGAAAAATATCTATAA
- a CDS encoding 3-hydroxyacyl-CoA dehydrogenase family protein: MAVKTVAVLGAGAMGGGIAQVAAQSGYNVILNDVDIKFVNKAMERIDAFMQKGIEKGKFTPEQKEQVLGRINGTTDMNQFADADLVIEAIIEDLNVKKNAFKELDNICKPETIIATNTSSMSITVLANETQRPAQVVGMHFFNPPPIMRLVEIIRGYYTSDETVAIVADVAKSMRKSTIEVKKDYPGFVVNRLMLVQYLEAIRLVENGVATPEDVDAALKLGLNHPMGQFELQDFAGVDIGYHVLNYLYDEHKEAFWTPPQSLKSLINAGRFGRKTGAGWYDYKK; this comes from the coding sequence TTGGCTGTTAAAACAGTAGCAGTATTAGGTGCCGGTGCTATGGGAGGCGGTATTGCTCAGGTGGCTGCCCAATCCGGTTATAATGTTATATTAAATGATGTAGACATTAAATTTGTAAATAAAGCCATGGAACGAATTGATGCCTTTATGCAAAAAGGTATTGAAAAAGGTAAATTTACTCCTGAACAAAAGGAACAGGTACTGGGGCGTATCAATGGTACCACAGATATGAATCAATTTGCTGATGCCGATTTGGTAATAGAAGCCATAATTGAAGATCTTAATGTTAAAAAGAATGCTTTTAAGGAATTAGACAATATCTGTAAACCGGAGACTATTATTGCCACCAATACTTCATCCATGTCCATTACAGTACTGGCTAATGAAACCCAAAGACCTGCACAAGTGGTTGGTATGCACTTCTTTAACCCACCGCCAATCATGAGGTTGGTGGAAATTATTCGCGGTTACTATACAAGTGATGAAACAGTGGCCATTGTTGCCGATGTAGCCAAATCAATGAGGAAATCAACAATTGAAGTTAAAAAGGACTACCCGGGATTTGTAGTTAACCGGTTGATGTTGGTTCAATACCTGGAAGCTATTAGATTGGTGGAAAACGGTGTGGCAACTCCTGAGGATGTAGATGCTGCACTAAAGCTTGGCCTTAACCACCCAATGGGGCAATTTGAGTTGCAAGATTTTGCCGGCGTTGATATCGGCTACCATGTTTTAAATTACTTATATGATGAGCATAAAGAGGCATTCTGGACCCCCCCGCAAAGCTTGAAAAGTTTGATCAATGCCGGGCGCTTTGGTCGCAAGACTGGTGCCGGTTGGTATGACTATAAAAAGTAA
- a CDS encoding enoyl-CoA hydratase-related protein, with amino-acid sequence MPFKTLLFSKQDTIAVITLNRPPMNALNSKVYKELGKVIDELNEDSSVKVVIVTGAGEKAFAAGADITEMVNLSTTEMHEFCLISQDAYNKFEQLNKPTIAAINGLALGGGCELAMTCDFRLASENARFGQPEINLGIIPGGGGTQRLPRLIGLARAKELLYLGDMIDAVTAEKYGLVNKVVKQSELMNEAMAMAKKLASKPAVAMKVLKNTVNNGVEMNITSATNFETNSFLVTFSSEDRLEGMKALLEKRKPNFSDK; translated from the coding sequence TTGCCATTTAAAACTTTATTATTTAGTAAACAAGATACTATTGCTGTTATAACATTAAACAGGCCTCCCATGAATGCCTTAAATAGCAAAGTATATAAGGAACTGGGAAAGGTCATTGACGAACTAAACGAGGACTCTTCGGTAAAGGTCGTTATTGTTACCGGGGCAGGGGAAAAGGCCTTTGCCGCAGGAGCAGATATAACCGAAATGGTTAACTTATCCACCACGGAAATGCATGAATTTTGTTTAATATCACAAGATGCATATAATAAATTTGAACAATTAAATAAACCAACCATTGCAGCTATCAACGGGTTGGCGCTGGGTGGCGGTTGTGAATTGGCGATGACTTGTGATTTTAGGCTGGCATCGGAAAATGCCCGGTTTGGTCAACCAGAGATAAACTTGGGCATAATTCCCGGTGGTGGAGGCACTCAACGATTGCCTAGATTAATTGGTTTAGCCAGAGCCAAGGAGTTGCTTTACCTGGGCGATATGATTGATGCTGTTACGGCGGAAAAGTATGGCCTGGTTAATAAAGTGGTGAAGCAATCCGAACTGATGAACGAAGCTATGGCTATGGCCAAAAAATTAGCATCCAAGCCTGCGGTAGCCATGAAGGTGCTAAAAAATACCGTGAATAACGGCGTAGAAATGAATATTACTTCCGCTACCAATTTTGAAACCAATAGTTTTCTAGTTACGTTTTCCAGTGAGGATAGGCTTGAAGGTATGAAAGCATTATTAGAAAAAAGAAAGCCTAATTTTAGTGATAAATAA
- a CDS encoding M24 family metallopeptidase: MRFTPRSELMVRISKLQQAMSDAGFDGIVIAQNADLFYFAGTVRQSNLYVPASGVPVLMVRKSLDRAREESNLGEIVPLSNLKEMPNVLASYGYRNLGVLGFEMDVLPVALFMRYQKILPSARLADASELIKRVKMVKSAYEINLMKEAAKINQVIFSRVRDYLREGITEIELAGKLELLSRQMGNQGYIRMRGFNQEMAFYVISGPNLAEPSYLDTPISGTGLNVSLPQGAGYRKIQVNEPVMLDYGGAFDGYIVDQTRTYCIGRLPEKMTRAYETAISIQEELKQKAVPGVLCKDLYALAVDIANQADLGNHFMGYSDAVHFVGHGVGIELDEWPVLAKRFNIPLEEGMVMAIEPKFVFPEGAVGIENTFVVRNNGLETITEFDEGIIYL, from the coding sequence ATGCGATTTACTCCTCGAAGCGAGTTAATGGTACGAATTTCCAAGCTTCAGCAAGCGATGTCTGATGCCGGGTTTGACGGAATCGTTATAGCCCAAAACGCGGATTTATTTTATTTCGCAGGCACGGTTCGGCAATCCAACCTATACGTTCCGGCTAGTGGAGTTCCAGTTTTAATGGTCAGAAAAAGCTTGGACCGGGCCAGGGAGGAGTCTAACTTGGGGGAAATAGTACCGCTTTCAAACTTAAAAGAAATGCCCAATGTACTGGCATCATACGGTTATCGGAATTTGGGCGTGCTGGGATTTGAGATGGACGTATTGCCGGTAGCACTGTTTATGCGTTACCAGAAAATACTTCCATCGGCAAGACTGGCAGATGCCAGCGAGTTAATCAAAAGGGTCAAAATGGTCAAATCGGCTTATGAAATAAACCTCATGAAAGAGGCTGCCAAGATAAATCAAGTTATCTTTTCACGGGTCAGGGATTATTTGCGGGAAGGTATTACCGAAATAGAGCTCGCGGGTAAGCTAGAGTTGTTATCACGACAGATGGGAAATCAGGGTTATATAAGAATGCGTGGGTTTAACCAGGAAATGGCATTCTATGTCATATCCGGGCCAAACCTGGCGGAGCCCAGTTATCTGGACACCCCAATTAGCGGAACAGGGCTCAACGTCTCTTTGCCCCAGGGAGCGGGCTACAGGAAAATCCAAGTAAACGAACCTGTAATGCTTGATTACGGTGGCGCATTTGATGGCTACATTGTGGACCAGACCAGGACTTATTGCATCGGCCGTTTGCCGGAGAAAATGACCCGGGCCTACGAGACAGCGATAAGCATACAGGAAGAACTTAAGCAAAAGGCGGTGCCGGGGGTGTTGTGTAAAGACCTTTATGCACTGGCCGTTGATATAGCTAACCAGGCTGACTTGGGTAACCATTTTATGGGTTACTCCGATGCTGTGCATTTTGTGGGCCACGGCGTAGGTATCGAGTTGGACGAGTGGCCGGTATTGGCTAAAAGGTTCAATATTCCTTTGGAAGAAGGCATGGTTATGGCTATAGAACCCAAATTTGTGTTCCCCGAAGGGGCTGTGGGGATTGAGAATACGTTTGTTGTCAGGAATAACGGGCTGGAAACAATCACTGAGTTTGACGAGGGAATTATCTATCTATAA
- a CDS encoding phenylacetate--CoA ligase: MGRGCGEIGNLDQLEIMVEASEEFYNQGEESIEYFTKKLYYEMHQTLYISSKITIVPPRTIQRSEGKAKRIIDKRKEKN, from the coding sequence ATGGGGAGGGGATGTGGAGAGATTGGCAACCTGGATCAGCTTGAGATAATGGTAGAGGCCAGTGAAGAATTTTATAATCAGGGAGAAGAGAGTATTGAATATTTTACCAAAAAGCTATATTATGAAATGCATCAGACGCTGTATATATCCAGTAAAATAACTATAGTGCCACCACGGACCATTCAGCGTAGTGAAGGCAAGGCCAAGCGGATTATCGACAAGCGTAAAGAAAAAAATTAA
- a CDS encoding MFS transporter, whose translation MTQLQKETMVENSSRLGFHYGYIILIIGILTVTGALGFARFGYATIVPSMKVSLLLNNTQMGAIATGNLIGYTAFSLIGGFLAARYGPRLIIGFSMSLTGVTMFLTGLSGGFASAVALRFLTGFGSAGSNVPMMGLASAWFGPKRRGMAAGFLVGGSGLGFFVTGFLVPKVIAASPQNGWRLSWFILGALVVLLGLLSYIFLRNSPKDKGLLPLGVESVASPQSSASSMVDQMGEVNKAAPVSGPEATTKSIVWSSVYASPAMWHLGFIYLFFGFEYIIYGTFFSTALVSDKGFTQAQAGAMWALAGAIGIFSGILWGAVSDYIGRKYALAIVFALHAVCYYLFYSANADGGMLLVSVILYGLTAFSIPGIVAATCGDYVGARLAPAALGMVTLFFAIGQAAAPSVAGYLADATCSFNKAFLLAAAVAAVGSVGSLTLGQPKHKL comes from the coding sequence GTGACCCAGCTACAGAAGGAAACTATGGTTGAAAATAGCAGCAGGTTGGGCTTCCATTACGGTTATATAATATTAATTATCGGCATTTTAACTGTTACGGGTGCCCTGGGCTTTGCCCGATTCGGCTACGCAACCATTGTGCCTTCCATGAAAGTAAGCCTTTTGCTGAACAATACTCAAATGGGAGCGATAGCCACCGGGAACCTGATTGGCTATACAGCCTTCTCCCTGATCGGAGGTTTTCTCGCTGCCAGATACGGGCCCCGGCTTATTATCGGTTTTTCAATGTCTTTAACTGGAGTTACCATGTTCTTAACCGGATTGTCCGGCGGGTTTGCTTCCGCAGTGGCTTTGCGTTTTTTGACCGGTTTTGGTAGTGCAGGCAGCAACGTGCCAATGATGGGCCTTGCTTCGGCCTGGTTCGGCCCTAAACGACGCGGGATGGCAGCTGGATTTTTAGTCGGCGGTTCGGGTCTTGGCTTTTTTGTAACCGGCTTTCTAGTGCCCAAGGTAATCGCAGCCTCGCCGCAAAACGGCTGGCGATTAAGCTGGTTTATCCTTGGTGCACTGGTGGTTCTGTTAGGCTTATTAAGCTACATCTTTCTGCGGAACAGCCCCAAGGATAAGGGACTTTTGCCACTGGGTGTTGAGTCGGTAGCTTCCCCACAGTCGTCCGCCAGTTCTATGGTTGATCAAATGGGTGAAGTAAACAAAGCAGCTCCCGTTAGTGGGCCGGAGGCGACTACTAAGAGTATTGTTTGGAGTAGCGTTTATGCTTCCCCGGCAATGTGGCATCTGGGTTTTATATACCTGTTTTTCGGTTTCGAATATATAATCTACGGTACATTTTTTTCCACTGCGCTTGTGAGTGATAAAGGGTTCACCCAGGCACAGGCCGGGGCGATGTGGGCATTAGCAGGTGCCATAGGTATCTTCAGCGGCATTCTGTGGGGGGCCGTTTCCGACTATATTGGCCGCAAGTATGCCCTGGCAATTGTTTTTGCTTTACATGCTGTCTGTTACTATTTGTTCTATTCCGCTAACGCAGACGGTGGTATGCTGTTAGTTTCTGTGATACTCTACGGTCTTACAGCTTTCAGTATACCAGGCATTGTAGCCGCCACTTGCGGTGACTACGTGGGTGCGAGATTGGCACCGGCTGCTCTGGGAATGGTTACTCTTTTCTTTGCTATAGGCCAGGCGGCAGCCCCTTCTGTGGCAGGTTACCTGGCTGATGCAACTTGCTCTTTCAACAAAGCTTTTCTTCTGGCTGCAGCAGTAGCAGCTGTTGGCAGTGTTGGCTCGCTAACTTTGGGGCAGCCGAAACATAAATTGTAA